The Litoreibacter ponti genome includes a window with the following:
- a CDS encoding M48 family metallopeptidase: MLKLSPFLLAIVYAWVMYKFSAWNTKRALDAQSTRLADPDLERLNRDMAAALNLPQIKVHIYEIDPINGLAAPDGRIFITRGFYNKYRAGDVTAQEMASVIAHELGHVALGHARRRMIDFSGQNAIRVALASVLGRLIPFAGVWLANILTSMLAARLSRRDEYEADAYASALLTKAGIGTGPQKSLFTKLDKLTGSMGAGAPAWLMSHPKTPDRIAAIEANEAKWGTVS, from the coding sequence ATGCTGAAGCTCTCCCCCTTCCTGCTCGCCATTGTCTATGCGTGGGTGATGTATAAATTCTCCGCCTGGAACACCAAGCGGGCGCTCGACGCGCAGTCCACGCGGCTTGCCGATCCCGATCTCGAGCGGTTGAACCGCGATATGGCCGCAGCCCTCAATCTGCCGCAGATCAAGGTGCATATCTACGAGATCGACCCGATCAACGGTCTGGCCGCCCCCGACGGGCGCATCTTCATCACGCGCGGCTTCTACAACAAATACCGTGCAGGCGACGTCACGGCGCAGGAAATGGCATCTGTCATCGCACACGAGCTGGGCCACGTTGCCCTCGGCCACGCGCGCCGCCGCATGATCGATTTCTCCGGCCAAAACGCGATCCGAGTTGCACTGGCCTCGGTGCTGGGGCGGCTGATCCCGTTCGCGGGCGTCTGGCTTGCCAACATTCTGACCTCTATGCTTGCCGCCCGCCTGTCGCGCCGCGACGAGTACGAGGCCGACGCCTATGCTTCCGCCCTGCTAACCAAGGCGGGCATCGGAACAGGGCCGCAGAAGTCGCTCTTCACCAAGCTCGACAAACTCACTGGCTCCATGGGCGCGGGGGCACCCGCCTGGTTGATGAGCCATCCAAAGACCCCCGACCGCATCGCAGCCATTGAAGCGAACGAGGCGAAATGGGGCACCGTGAGTTGA
- a CDS encoding DUF6434 domain-containing protein encodes MSEARPDITTLTTGAELRRWYWRKEELVAHAKRLKLKSTGGKFDILDRIAQFLDTGEVAAPATPKPKSKFDWHSAPLSPETIITDSYRNSQNVRRFFKSQLGDSFKFNIEFMAWMKANVGLTLADACAEYRAMKTREADPNFQSQIAHHNQFNQYTRDFLAAHPEASLEDVRTYWALKIQQPSETGRHEYHPDDLKLR; translated from the coding sequence TTGAGTGAGGCACGGCCCGACATCACGACGCTGACCACGGGTGCCGAGCTGCGCCGCTGGTATTGGCGCAAGGAGGAGCTGGTCGCCCACGCCAAGCGGCTGAAGCTGAAAAGCACCGGCGGCAAGTTCGACATCCTCGATCGGATCGCGCAATTCCTAGATACCGGTGAGGTGGCAGCGCCCGCCACGCCCAAACCAAAGTCCAAGTTCGACTGGCATTCAGCGCCGCTCTCGCCCGAGACGATCATCACCGACAGCTACCGCAACAGCCAGAACGTGCGCCGCTTCTTCAAGTCGCAGCTGGGCGACAGCTTCAAGTTCAACATCGAATTCATGGCCTGGATGAAGGCCAATGTCGGTTTGACCCTCGCCGATGCCTGCGCCGAGTACCGCGCGATGAAAACGCGCGAGGCCGACCCGAACTTTCAAAGCCAGATCGCCCACCACAACCAGTTCAACCAATACACGCGCGACTTTCTGGCCGCCCATCCGGAGGCCAGCCTTGAGGATGTCCGCACGTACTGGGCGCTGAAAATCCAGCAGCCGTCCGAGACCGGGCGGCACGAATACCACCCCGATGATCTGAAGCTACGCTAG
- a CDS encoding RSP_2648 family PIN domain-containing protein produces the protein MRALLDACVLYPTVLREVLMGCAGEGLFEPLWSERILEEWARATVKLGPGAEAIARGEVAMLKARWPGASITPRAGDLARLHLPDEDDIHVLASAIAGSADVLVTLNARDFPQSTLRFEGVERVSPDGFLMDMWMGAPEPVSNVVHRVHQVACEMSGEDLPLRGLMKRAKLPRLGKALS, from the coding sequence ATGCGCGCGCTGCTCGACGCCTGCGTGCTCTATCCGACGGTGTTGCGCGAAGTTCTGATGGGATGCGCAGGCGAGGGGCTGTTCGAGCCGCTCTGGTCCGAGCGTATTTTGGAGGAATGGGCGCGGGCGACGGTCAAGCTGGGTCCCGGGGCCGAGGCAATTGCGCGCGGCGAGGTGGCGATGCTGAAGGCGCGCTGGCCCGGCGCATCGATCACCCCTCGGGCGGGTGACCTCGCGCGGCTGCATTTGCCGGATGAGGACGACATTCATGTGCTGGCTTCCGCGATTGCGGGCTCGGCGGATGTGCTGGTGACGTTGAACGCGCGGGACTTTCCGCAAAGCACCTTGCGGTTTGAGGGGGTCGAACGGGTCAGCCCGGACGGATTCTTGATGGATATGTGGATGGGCGCGCCGGAGCCGGTCTCGAACGTCGTGCACCGCGTGCATCAAGTGGCCTGCGAAATGTCCGGCGAGGACCTGCCGCTGCGCGGATTGATGAAACGGGCGAAACTGCCGCGCTTGGGCAAGGCGCTGAGCTAG
- a CDS encoding RSP_2647 family RNA methyltransferase, whose protein sequence is MSASPFSVPPYPVVRLKPKANTAALNAGAPWVYADELVTDRRTRRLPPGSLAVLEDAGRTPMALVTVNPESKIIARVMDRDPGAVPDADWLRARIERALSLRSRLYAEPFYRLVHAEADGLPGVIIDRFGDTLVMQPNAAWAEQASETLADILCEVTGASCVIKNASGRARGLEGLDDVSSVMRGEMPGPIEVPMNGATYIADVEGGQKTGLFYDQRDNHAFAAKLSEGARVLDVFSHVGGFSLAALAAGAASGVAVDGSEAALALAEQGAQASGLADRFETRKGDAFKVMEALIAEGAQFDVVVADPPAFAPNKQALANGLTAYARVASLASKLVAPGGYLVLCSCSHAADVTKFRQASLRGIARAERAAQLLHTGAAGPDHPMHPALAESGYLKSLFFRLD, encoded by the coding sequence ATGAGTGCCTCCCCTTTTTCCGTCCCGCCCTATCCCGTCGTCCGCCTGAAGCCCAAGGCCAACACCGCCGCGTTGAACGCGGGCGCGCCTTGGGTCTATGCCGACGAGCTTGTCACCGACCGCCGCACGCGGCGCTTGCCGCCCGGCTCGCTCGCCGTGCTGGAAGACGCCGGGCGCACGCCCATGGCGCTGGTGACGGTAAACCCCGAGAGCAAGATCATTGCCCGCGTGATGGATCGTGACCCCGGTGCCGTGCCGGATGCGGACTGGCTGCGGGCGCGGATTGAGCGGGCGCTATCGCTGCGTTCGCGGCTTTATGCAGAGCCGTTCTACCGGCTGGTGCATGCGGAGGCCGACGGGTTGCCCGGCGTCATCATCGACCGCTTTGGCGACACGCTGGTGATGCAGCCCAACGCGGCATGGGCCGAGCAGGCCAGCGAGACGCTGGCAGATATCCTTTGCGAGGTGACTGGGGCGTCTTGTGTGATCAAGAACGCCTCTGGCCGGGCGCGGGGGCTGGAAGGGCTCGACGATGTCTCGTCGGTTATGCGAGGCGAGATGCCCGGGCCGATAGAGGTACCGATGAACGGCGCGACCTACATCGCGGATGTCGAAGGCGGCCAGAAGACGGGGCTGTTCTATGACCAGCGCGACAACCATGCCTTTGCCGCCAAGCTGTCCGAAGGCGCGCGGGTGCTGGATGTATTTTCCCATGTGGGGGGCTTCTCGCTCGCCGCTTTGGCGGCGGGGGCCGCGTCTGGCGTGGCGGTCGACGGATCGGAAGCCGCGCTGGCGCTGGCGGAGCAAGGGGCGCAGGCTTCTGGCCTTGCAGACCGGTTCGAGACCCGCAAGGGCGACGCGTTCAAGGTGATGGAGGCATTGATCGCGGAAGGCGCGCAGTTTGACGTGGTCGTGGCCGACCCGCCCGCCTTTGCGCCCAACAAGCAAGCGCTGGCGAACGGGCTGACCGCCTATGCGCGCGTGGCCTCGCTGGCCTCGAAGCTGGTGGCGCCGGGCGGGTATCTGGTGCTGTGTTCGTGTTCGCACGCGGCGGATGTGACGAAGTTCCGCCAAGCGTCGCTGCGTGGGATCGCCCGGGCCGAACGGGCGGCGCAGCTTTTGCACACGGGCGCGGCGGGGCCGGATCACCCGATGCACCCGGCCTTGGCAGAGAGCGGCTATCTGAAGTCGCTGTTCTTCCGGCTGGACTGA
- a CDS encoding DUF6778 family protein, giving the protein MKLIKMIAALGLAAGLSACAGAPISNSETVTRSAPSTATPDVAPVLTAQSADWQLKDVRVRVSGKLSVSEANMYYPVADIVWRGDPYGERRAQVAKILDDGMTAGLRHLKGPRPVYFDIELHRFHSLTEKARAVTGGVHNIIYTLTVIDAATGQALHGPIRMEVDLKAYGGQRALIAERQGLTQKVRIQSHLAGTMRKNFHGGQPVQVVTRPALEAEDVYTGG; this is encoded by the coding sequence ATGAAACTGATCAAGATGATTGCCGCCCTTGGACTGGCCGCTGGACTGAGCGCCTGCGCCGGTGCCCCGATCTCCAACAGCGAGACTGTGACCCGGAGCGCGCCGAGCACGGCGACGCCCGATGTGGCACCCGTTCTGACCGCCCAGAGCGCCGACTGGCAGCTCAAGGACGTGCGTGTGCGCGTATCGGGCAAGCTGAGCGTCTCTGAGGCGAACATGTACTACCCGGTGGCCGACATCGTGTGGCGCGGCGACCCTTACGGCGAGCGCCGTGCGCAGGTAGCCAAGATCCTCGATGATGGCATGACCGCCGGGCTGCGCCACCTCAAAGGACCGCGCCCCGTCTATTTCGACATCGAGCTGCACCGCTTTCACTCGCTGACCGAGAAAGCCCGCGCGGTGACCGGCGGCGTGCATAACATCATCTACACGCTGACCGTGATCGATGCGGCCACCGGCCAGGCGCTTCATGGCCCGATCCGCATGGAGGTCGACCTGAAAGCCTATGGCGGCCAGCGCGCGCTGATTGCCGAGCGTCAGGGCCTGACCCAGAAGGTGCGCATCCAGAGCCATCTGGCGGGCACGATGCGCAAGAATTTCCATGGCGGCCAGCCGGTGCAGGTCGTGACCCGCCCGGCGCTGGAAGCCGAGGATGTCTATACCGGCGGGTAA
- a CDS encoding RSP_7527 family protein, whose amino-acid sequence MKMKTDTQDAIMIDTFAIEREARALRAEAMRAMAANLRGWLSEKLSGGAAVSGKTA is encoded by the coding sequence ATGAAGATGAAGACCGACACTCAAGACGCCATTATGATTGACACTTTCGCCATTGAGCGCGAAGCCCGTGCCCTGCGGGCCGAGGCGATGCGTGCGATGGCCGCCAACCTGCGGGGATGGCTGTCCGAGAAGCTGTCCGGCGGTGCTGCGGTTTCCGGCAAGACCGCCTGA
- a CDS encoding HpcH/HpaI aldolase family protein — protein MGFSTLRTRMLAGEQLLGTFIKTPSVEMIEVLAKSGLDFGCLDAEHAPFDRMRLDACLAVARALDFPMLVRVPSGGADDILKVMDAGALGIVVPHVDSVEKARAIAKAARFGRGGRGFAGSTRWAGYATRPMGEILDQSQAETLVIAQIEEPEGVEAIEGIVGAEGVDGVFIGPADLSVAYGHRSVDNDDLRAAMATVGEAARAAGKAYVTWVPNAEVAQDWTRFGFTVFVMGSEHAWMLAGARAAVASMRDA, from the coding sequence ATGGGGTTTTCTACATTGCGGACGCGGATGCTGGCGGGCGAGCAGCTGCTGGGCACGTTCATCAAGACGCCATCGGTGGAAATGATCGAGGTGCTGGCAAAATCTGGCCTGGATTTTGGCTGTCTGGATGCGGAGCACGCGCCGTTTGACCGGATGCGGCTCGATGCCTGTCTGGCGGTGGCCCGCGCGCTGGATTTCCCGATGCTGGTGCGGGTGCCGTCTGGCGGGGCGGATGACATCTTGAAAGTGATGGATGCGGGGGCTCTGGGGATCGTGGTGCCCCATGTGGATTCTGTCGAGAAGGCGCGAGCGATTGCGAAGGCGGCCCGGTTCGGGCGCGGTGGGCGCGGCTTTGCCGGCTCGACCCGCTGGGCGGGCTACGCGACGCGGCCGATGGGGGAGATCCTGGACCAGTCGCAGGCTGAGACGCTGGTGATTGCGCAGATCGAAGAGCCGGAAGGGGTCGAGGCGATTGAGGGCATTGTCGGCGCCGAGGGCGTGGACGGCGTCTTCATCGGGCCCGCCGACCTGAGCGTGGCCTATGGCCACCGCTCGGTCGACAATGACGACCTGCGCGCGGCAATGGCGACGGTGGGCGAGGCCGCCCGTGCGGCAGGCAAAGCCTATGTCACCTGGGTGCCGAATGCCGAGGTCGCGCAGGACTGGACGCGCTTCGGGTTTACCGTGTTCGTCATGGGGTCGGAACATGCGTGGATGCTGGCGGGCGCGCGTGCGGCGGTGGCGAGCATGCGAGACGCCTGA
- a CDS encoding ligase-associated DNA damage response exonuclease: MVLEFKSEGIYCPAGDFYIDPWRPVERALITHGHADHARWGHRRYLATEPAAPVMRHRLGDISLETIRYGETRQIGDASVSFHPAGHVPGSAQIRVEVAGEVWVASGDYKTVDDGFSEPFETIKCHAFITESTFGLPVFTWDTQKTVTDQINQWWQANRAAGRFSVLGAYALGKAQRILASVDASIGPILTHGAIENTNEVLRAQGLTLPDTIRVTPDTDLKALKGALVIATPSGMGGPWMRRFGVGANAPSTAFASGWMSMRGHRRRRAADRGFVMSDHADWDGLNAAIKATGAERVFVTHGYTQQFSRWLGEQGYDAAVVETEYEGESLDAPEPETQPQPETTP, encoded by the coding sequence ATGGTTCTCGAATTCAAATCCGAAGGCATCTACTGCCCCGCAGGTGATTTCTACATCGACCCCTGGCGGCCGGTGGAGCGCGCCTTGATCACGCACGGCCATGCCGACCACGCCCGCTGGGGCCACCGGCGCTACCTCGCCACCGAGCCCGCCGCCCCGGTAATGCGCCACCGCCTGGGCGACATCTCCCTCGAAACCATCCGCTACGGCGAGACCCGCCAGATCGGCGATGCGAGCGTCTCCTTCCACCCTGCCGGTCACGTGCCGGGCTCCGCGCAAATTCGGGTCGAGGTCGCGGGCGAGGTCTGGGTCGCCTCGGGCGATTACAAAACCGTCGATGATGGCTTCTCGGAGCCGTTCGAGACCATCAAATGCCACGCCTTCATCACCGAAAGCACGTTTGGCCTGCCGGTCTTCACCTGGGACACGCAGAAGACCGTCACCGATCAGATAAACCAGTGGTGGCAGGCCAACCGCGCCGCGGGCCGCTTCAGCGTGCTGGGCGCCTACGCGCTCGGCAAGGCCCAGCGCATTCTCGCCTCGGTCGACGCCTCCATCGGCCCGATCCTGACCCACGGCGCGATCGAGAACACCAACGAGGTGCTGCGCGCCCAGGGTCTGACACTGCCCGACACGATCCGCGTCACGCCGGACACGGACCTCAAGGCGCTCAAAGGCGCGCTTGTCATCGCGACCCCGTCCGGCATGGGCGGCCCGTGGATGCGCCGCTTCGGCGTTGGCGCCAATGCACCATCCACCGCCTTCGCCTCGGGCTGGATGTCCATGCGCGGCCACCGCCGCAGGCGCGCCGCCGACCGGGGCTTCGTGATGAGCGATCACGCCGATTGGGACGGGCTCAACGCCGCGATCAAGGCCACCGGGGCCGAGCGGGTCTTCGTGACCCATGGCTACACGCAACAATTCTCCCGCTGGCTGGGCGAGCAGGGCTATGACGCCGCCGTGGTCGAGACAGAATATGAGGGCGAAAGCCTCGACGCCCCAGAGCCAGAGACCCAGCCCCAACCGGAGACGACCCCATGA
- a CDS encoding alpha/beta hydrolase, with protein MTSTAQKFFNGFARYVQKPVLAYVPHQPTLNRIFEATAAVTIRPMRGCEQRFTFLPDLRIRRMIPNETAKNLLLYFHGGGFTIGSSFTHRWLAARLAAGIDAQAWLPDYRLAPAHPYPAGPDDCLTAYKHALDHYPAERIVVAGDSAGGCLALNLSTRARDAGLPQPAALALLSPATDLAGGFESRETFRETDMLLPAQWVERAVAMYLDGQDPADPNVSPARADLSQTPPTALHWAEGEMLAGDAEDLAKRLPQVDCQTFKDVPHVWQLDAGWTPEADRSLKMMADYLRKHLP; from the coding sequence ATGACCTCCACCGCTCAAAAATTCTTTAACGGCTTCGCCCGTTACGTGCAAAAACCGGTACTGGCCTATGTGCCCCACCAGCCCACGCTGAACCGCATCTTCGAGGCCACCGCCGCGGTGACAATCCGACCGATGCGCGGCTGCGAGCAGCGCTTCACCTTCCTGCCAGATCTGCGCATTCGCCGGATGATCCCGAACGAGACGGCCAAAAACCTGCTTTTGTATTTCCATGGCGGCGGCTTCACCATCGGCTCCAGCTTCACCCATCGCTGGCTCGCCGCGCGGTTGGCCGCAGGCATCGATGCGCAGGCCTGGCTGCCCGATTACCGCCTTGCGCCCGCGCACCCCTACCCCGCCGGTCCAGACGATTGCCTGACGGCCTACAAGCATGCGCTCGACCACTACCCGGCAGAGCGCATCGTCGTCGCAGGCGACAGCGCGGGCGGCTGTCTCGCGCTCAACCTGTCGACGCGCGCACGCGACGCAGGTCTGCCCCAGCCCGCAGCCCTCGCCTTGCTGTCGCCCGCGACGGACCTAGCGGGCGGGTTCGAGAGCCGCGAAACCTTTCGCGAGACGGACATGCTGCTACCCGCGCAATGGGTCGAGCGCGCGGTCGCGATGTATCTTGACGGCCAAGACCCGGCGGACCCGAACGTCTCCCCCGCCCGCGCCGACCTCAGCCAGACACCGCCCACCGCGCTGCACTGGGCCGAGGGCGAGATGCTGGCAGGCGATGCGGAGGATCTGGCCAAGCGCCTGCCGCAGGTGGACTGCCAGACCTTCAAGGACGTCCCCCATGTGTGGCAGCTCGATGCGGGGTGGACGCCCGAGGCCGATCGCTCGCTTAAGATGATGGCCGATTACCTGAGAAAACATCTGCCATGA
- a CDS encoding ATP-dependent DNA ligase: protein MREFAALFTTLDQTTKTNAKVTALAGYFQTATDSDKLWTIALLSGRRPKRGVTTTLLREWAAEVADIPLWLFEESYPIVGDLSETIALVLPPATGQSDKTLTEWLEIVRDIGQQEPDQKKAIIVAAWSSLPPIERFLFNKLITGGLRIGVSQKLMTRALAQATEIEEATLAHRLMGDWTPATTTFHDLIEAHDPKADASKPYPFYLAYQLEDLDALGPPSDWRAERKWDGIRGQLIIRSRQPFLWSRGEELITDRFPEFAAAPDFIPDGTVFDGEILAWDHASETPQNFNALQKRIGRKTVPKKLLKDAPAILYAYDLLEHDGRDLRAEPLDTRRALLAQLVDTLPKEAPLRLSTQLPFETWDDLAAIRATSRDNQAEGLMLKKGDSPYLAGRKKGDWWKWKIDPLTIDAVMIYAQAGSGRRAGLFTDFTFAVWSGNDLVPFTKAYSGLTDAEFRKITAWVKKNTLQRFGPVRQVTPEHVFEIAFEGIQASPRHKSGVALRFPRMLRWRHDKPMQEANTLDDLNEMLETYG, encoded by the coding sequence ATGAGGGAGTTCGCCGCTCTCTTCACTACGCTCGATCAGACCACCAAGACCAACGCCAAGGTCACAGCCCTCGCGGGCTACTTCCAGACCGCCACTGACAGCGACAAGCTCTGGACCATCGCGCTGCTCTCGGGCCGCCGCCCCAAGCGCGGGGTCACCACGACGCTGTTGCGCGAATGGGCCGCCGAAGTGGCCGACATCCCGCTTTGGCTCTTCGAGGAAAGCTATCCCATCGTCGGCGATCTGTCCGAGACCATCGCCCTCGTGCTGCCCCCCGCCACGGGCCAGAGCGACAAGACGCTCACCGAGTGGCTCGAGATTGTGCGCGATATCGGCCAGCAGGAGCCCGATCAGAAGAAGGCGATCATCGTTGCGGCCTGGTCCAGCCTGCCCCCGATCGAGCGGTTCCTGTTCAACAAGCTGATCACCGGCGGCCTGCGCATCGGTGTCAGCCAGAAACTGATGACCCGCGCGCTGGCCCAAGCAACCGAGATCGAAGAGGCCACGCTGGCCCACCGCCTGATGGGCGACTGGACCCCTGCGACGACGACCTTCCACGACCTGATCGAGGCCCACGATCCCAAGGCCGACGCCTCCAAGCCCTATCCGTTCTACCTCGCCTACCAGCTCGAGGACCTCGACGCCCTCGGGCCTCCTTCTGACTGGCGGGCGGAGCGCAAATGGGACGGCATCCGCGGCCAACTGATCATCCGCTCCCGCCAGCCGTTCCTGTGGTCGCGCGGCGAGGAGCTGATCACCGACCGCTTCCCCGAATTTGCCGCCGCGCCCGACTTTATCCCCGATGGCACCGTGTTTGACGGCGAAATCCTCGCCTGGGACCACGCCTCCGAGACGCCGCAGAATTTCAACGCCCTGCAAAAGCGCATCGGCCGCAAGACCGTGCCCAAAAAGCTGCTGAAAGACGCGCCCGCGATCCTCTACGCCTACGACCTGCTGGAACATGACGGCCGCGACCTGCGGGCAGAGCCGCTCGACACCCGCCGCGCGCTGCTCGCCCAACTGGTCGACACATTGCCCAAGGAAGCGCCCCTGCGCCTCTCCACCCAGCTGCCATTTGAGACATGGGACGACCTCGCCGCGATCCGCGCCACCTCCCGCGACAATCAGGCGGAAGGCTTGATGCTAAAGAAGGGCGACAGCCCCTATCTGGCGGGCCGCAAGAAGGGCGATTGGTGGAAATGGAAGATCGATCCGCTGACCATCGACGCGGTGATGATCTACGCGCAAGCGGGCTCCGGCCGGCGCGCGGGTCTGTTCACCGACTTCACCTTTGCCGTGTGGTCCGGCAACGATCTGGTGCCCTTCACCAAAGCCTATTCCGGCCTGACCGATGCCGAGTTTCGCAAGATCACGGCCTGGGTCAAGAAAAACACCCTGCAGCGCTTTGGCCCGGTCCGCCAGGTCACGCCCGAGCATGTGTTCGAGATCGCGTTCGAGGGCATTCAGGCCTCCCCCCGCCACAAATCCGGCGTCGCCCTGCGCTTCCCGCGCATGCTGCGTTGGCGCCACGACAAGCCGATGCAAGAGGCCAACACGCTGGACGATCTCAACGAAATGCTGGAGACCTACGGATAA
- a CDS encoding amidohydrolase family protein: MIPTSAPPNTATQPRQKAPAGAVDSHIHMLAAASEFPLWEKRVENPAAGIDMDGFLARYRAQMDTLGISRTVVVHSILYGADNAVTLEAMRRLGPATTRGVALLPDGAHESELDALADAGIKALRLNYIHGGILTWEGAKALAPALAARDMHLQILASANRHIPEIADDIRVLPCPLVVDHMGWPDLTLGTNDPGFQTLCHLLTEGHAYAKLSAPYRVSQPPFTDATPFAAALANANPERCLWGSDWPFIMLGDATMPDAGTLLDRFHEAVEDPSARRLILVDNPTALYGF, encoded by the coding sequence ATGATCCCCACCAGCGCCCCGCCCAACACGGCGACACAACCGCGCCAGAAAGCCCCCGCAGGCGCGGTGGACAGCCATATCCACATGCTCGCCGCCGCGTCCGAATTCCCGCTCTGGGAGAAGCGCGTGGAAAACCCCGCCGCCGGGATCGACATGGACGGCTTCCTCGCCCGATACCGCGCCCAGATGGACACGCTCGGCATCAGCCGAACGGTGGTCGTGCACTCGATCCTCTACGGGGCCGACAATGCTGTCACGCTCGAGGCCATGCGCCGCCTCGGCCCCGCCACGACCCGCGGCGTGGCTCTGCTGCCCGACGGCGCGCACGAGTCCGAGCTGGATGCGCTGGCCGATGCGGGCATCAAGGCACTGCGGCTGAACTACATCCATGGCGGCATCCTGACATGGGAAGGCGCCAAGGCGCTCGCCCCCGCGCTGGCCGCGCGAGACATGCATCTGCAAATCCTCGCCTCCGCCAATCGCCACATTCCCGAGATCGCCGATGATATCCGCGTCCTGCCCTGCCCCCTCGTGGTCGATCACATGGGCTGGCCGGATCTCACACTCGGCACAAACGACCCCGGCTTCCAGACCCTCTGCCACCTGCTGACCGAGGGCCACGCCTACGCCAAGCTCTCGGCCCCGTATCGCGTGTCTCAGCCGCCCTTCACCGACGCCACGCCCTTCGCCGCGGCGCTGGCAAATGCCAACCCGGAGCGCTGCCTCTGGGGCTCCGACTGGCCGTTCATCATGCTCGGCGATGCCACCATGCCCGACGCGGGCACGCTTCTGGACCGCTTCCACGAGGCCGTCGAAGACCCAAGTGCACGCCGATTGATCCTCGTGGACAACCCGACCGCGCTTTACGGGTTTTGA
- a CDS encoding SCP2 sterol-binding domain-containing protein, with translation MSSFDNFIEIVNTKAKGAIKGTAKLLVKGEGAIILSEHGAAEASTEAPADVTLKASEATFRAILDGSQNPIMAVMSGKLKVDGNQMRALKVSEALTA, from the coding sequence ATGTCGTCCTTCGACAACTTCATCGAGATCGTCAACACCAAGGCGAAGGGCGCCATCAAGGGCACCGCCAAGCTGCTGGTCAAGGGCGAAGGCGCAATCATCCTGTCCGAGCACGGCGCGGCAGAAGCCTCCACCGAGGCCCCCGCAGATGTCACCCTGAAAGCGTCCGAAGCCACGTTCCGCGCGATCCTCGACGGCTCGCAAAACCCGATCATGGCGGTGATGTCCGGCAAGCTGAAAGTCGACGGCAACCAGATGCGGGCGCTCAAGGTCTCCGAAGCTCTGACCGCTTAG
- a CDS encoding 2OG-Fe(II) oxygenase yields MSIPADIAHLVIEAPDFVAPGFCDRIIARATAIGFEPATITSEHGTGIAPEIRNNERVIFDDPDLARTLWLRAASHFAQPFKGQRAVRLNERFRVYRYGPGQFFDWHQDGVFEDSAVRRSQFTMMIYLNDACEGGGTRFADIFSPHIFKDFTIVPGVGKALFFHHPLSHRGEEIVSGEKYVLRTDVMFEGLRT; encoded by the coding sequence ATGAGTATTCCAGCAGATATCGCGCATCTGGTTATTGAAGCGCCTGACTTTGTGGCGCCTGGGTTTTGCGACCGCATCATTGCGCGGGCGACCGCGATCGGGTTCGAGCCCGCCACGATCACATCCGAGCACGGCACCGGGATCGCCCCGGAGATCCGCAACAATGAGCGCGTGATCTTCGATGATCCGGATCTTGCCCGAACGCTGTGGCTGCGGGCAGCGTCACATTTCGCGCAGCCTTTCAAGGGGCAGCGCGCCGTGCGGCTGAACGAGCGTTTTCGTGTCTACCGGTATGGCCCGGGTCAGTTTTTCGATTGGCATCAGGATGGTGTGTTCGAAGACAGCGCCGTGCGGCGCAGCCAGTTTACCATGATGATCTACCTCAATGATGCGTGCGAGGGCGGCGGCACACGGTTTGCCGACATCTTCTCGCCCCACATCTTCAAGGATTTCACAATTGTGCCCGGGGTCGGCAAGGCGCTGTTCTTCCACCACCCGCTGTCCCACCGGGGCGAAGAGATTGTCTCGGGCGAGAAATACGTGCTGCGCACGGATGTGATGTTTGAGGGGCTGAGGACCTAA